A single Molothrus aeneus isolate 106 chromosome 9, BPBGC_Maene_1.0, whole genome shotgun sequence DNA region contains:
- the MED8 gene encoding mediator of RNA polymerase II transcription subunit 8: MQREEKQLELTLEALISQVADLKNSLVSFIYKLENEYDRLTWPSVLDSFALLSGQLNTLNKVLKHEKTPLLRNQVIIPLVLSPDRDEEIMRQTEGRVPVFSHEVVPDHLRTKPDPEVEEQEKQLITDAARISPDAAQKQIQSLNKMCSNLLEKINKEERESESGGLRQNKQTFNPADTNALVAAVAFGKGLSNRRPPGSGASVQSGQPGAGAIIAGASGMQQVPMTGAPAQQQPMLAGVQMAPAGQPGKMPSGIKTNIKSASMHPYQR; encoded by the exons ATGCAG agagaggagaagcagctggagctgacccTGGAGGCACTCATCAGTCAGGTGGCCGACCTGAAGAACTCCTTGGTCAGTTTTATCTACAAGCTGGAGAACGAGTATGATCGACTCACATG gccttCAGTTCTGGACAGCTTTGCATTGCTCTCAGGACAGCTGAACACCTTGAATAAAGTGCTAAAGCATGAGAAGACACCGCTGCTGCGGAACCAAGTGATCATCCCGCTAGTGCTGTCTCCAGACCGTGATGAGGAGATCATG AGGCAGACAGAGGGGCGTGTGCCAGTGTTCAGCCATGAAGTGGTGCCCGACCACCTTCGAACTAAGCCCGACCCTGaggtggaggagcaggagaagcagctgatCACAGATGCGGCTCGAATCAGCCCTGATGCAGCACAG aaacAGATCCAAAGTCTGAACAAAATGTGCTCAAATTTGCTGGAGAAAATCAATAAGGAGGAGCGTGAATCTGAAAGTGGAG GTTTACGACAGAACAAGCAGACCTTCAACCCTGCAGATACCAATGCCCTGGTAGCAGCTGTGGCCTTTGGGAAAGGGCTGTCAAACAGGAgacccccaggctctggggcatCTGTCCAGTCaggccagccaggagctggtgcCATCATTGCAGGTGCTTCAGGCATGCAGCAGGTCCCAATGACAGGTgcaccagctcagcagcagccaatgCTGGCAGGAGTGCAGATGGcaccagcagggcagccag GAAAAATGCCGAGTGgcataaaaacaaatataaaatctGCCTCAATGCATCCGTATCAGAGATGA
- the ELOVL1 gene encoding very long chain fatty acid elongase 1, with amino-acid sequence MEGIVTMYQDFMKKADPRIADYPLMQSPFLVMGILLGYVYFVLSLGPRLMANRKPLNLKKFMVLYNFFLVGLSLYIVYEFLMAGWLTGYTWRCDPVDFSQDPKALRMVSVAWLFVFSKFIELTDTVIFVLRKKNEQVTFLHLFHHSVLPWSWWWGAKFGPGGMGSFHAMINSMVHVVMYFYYGLSAAGPAFQKYLWWKKHITAIQLAQFVIVSVHISQYYFMPNCQYQFPIFIHLIWIYGTIFFILFSNFWYQSYTKGKRLPRVAQQAAQHNGSSIHENGTVTNGKVKAN; translated from the exons ATGGAGGGGATTGTGACTATGTATCAGGACTTCATGAAGAAAGCAG ACCCCCGCATCGCTGATTATCCACTGATGCAGTCCCCATTCCTTGTAATGGGCATCCTTCTGGGATATGTCTACTTTGTCCTATCCTTGGGTCCCCGGCTAATGGCCAACAGGAAGCCTCTAAACCTGAAGAAGTTCATGGTGCTATACAACTTCTTTCTGGTGGGACTCTCCCTTTACATAGTCTATGAG TTCCTGATGGCAGGGTGGCTCACTGGGTACACCTGGCGATGTGACCCTGTGGACTTCTCACAGGACCCCAAGGCCCTCAGG ATGGTCAGTGTTGCTTGGCTCTTTGTTTTCTCCAAGTTCATCGAACTGACAGACACG GTGATCTTTGTCCTGCGGAAGAAGAATGAGCAAGTCACATTCCTGCACCTTTTCCACCACTCTGTTCTGCCATGGAGCTGGTGGTGGGGAGCCAAGTTTGGTCCAG GGGGAATGGGCTCATTCCATGCCATGATCAATTCCATGGTGCATGTTGTCATGTATTTCTACTATgggctctcagcagcaggacctgcctttcagAAGTACCTGTGGTGGAAGAAGCACATCACAGCCATCCAGCTG GCACAGTTTGTGATTGTCTCCGTCCACATCTCCCAGTATTACTTCATGCCAAACTGCCAATACCAGTTCCCCATCTTCATTCACCTTATCTGGATTTATGGGACCATCTTCTTCATCCTCTTCTCCAACTTTTGGTACCAGTCCTACACCAAGGGCAAGCGGTTGCCCAGGGTGGCTCAACAAGCAGCCCAGCACAACGGTAGCAGCATCCATGAAAATGGCACTGTCACCAATGGCAAGGTCAAAGCCAACTAG